The sequence GCATTGCGCACATACCCGGCCATGGTAGCGCTGCCGGGCTGTATGGTATTGGTGCGGGTGCCAATGGCATAAACCTTATTTTCTATAGTAGCCTCGGGGGCTTTAGTTGTCTTATCGTCAACCGTAAAATTTTTAGAAGCGGACTGTGCCTGTCCGGCGGCTTTTTGCTTAACCGGGTCAAAAAAGCCTTCGGCCAGCATCGGTTCAAGCACACGGGTGCGGGTTAAAAACACATCTGTTCCGTTGGCTATGGCGTAGTGAAAGGCGGTGTTTTGAAAAACCGCGTCGAGCACACCAGTGAGGGGCTTCTGATCTGCCTTAACCGTTACCTTTAAACTGTCGAATAATACTTTATCATAATAAAAATGATAACCTGTTTTACTCTCCAGGTCGGTCACAATACTTTCAATACCGGCCTGCTGATAGTTTACGCTGATGAGTTTGGTTTGGGTTGTTTGCGCGATGCTTAATTTTACCATCAACAAACTGCAAAAAATTAAAAGGTAGATCTTTCTCATATCAGTTTGTTATTTTATCGTAATAAGCAGCCAGCATAAACATCACATCGGCCGGGCCTTCCTTAAATTTGATCCGGTTATCCCTGATGTATTTTTTCAATTCCTTCTTATGGTCGGCCAATATATCCAGCATATCGCCCTCGCTGGCAATAGCATGGTAGATGCCGTTTTTCTTCAGGTAATAATAGGTTTTCGACTCATAGTAATCGTCGGGGCTCATCACCCCACGTGCCACATGGATAAATTTGGTTGGCTTTACCAGCACCTGCAACTTACCGTTGTAAACCTCATCGTAAAAACCAGGTTTAATAACTTTATTACTTGTTGTATCGGGATTTAGCCTGATGAAACGGTGGCTGAATATGGTAAACTCGCTTACCATACCGTTGATGAGGCAATAGCGCGATACGTCATCATACAGGGTGGTTACCAGCATATCGTTGCGGATATCATAGGTTAAAGGCACATCCTTATATAAAAAACCGTAGTAAACTACCGAGCCCTGCTTATCGGCAAGCGCCGTATCAAGGAAATTGGGATTACCCTGTATCACACGCTTCCCCAAATCGTAAACAGGGCCGTTATACAACCACGATTGTTTACCGATGGTATTATTAAATTTTTGGATTGCTGTTGTAGCCGCGAGATCAGGCGAATTAGCCCCAGGGGTTTGGGCATAACCTATTTTGAAGCATAGCAAACTGCAGCACAGCAGGAGTGCGGCGATAAGGTTGTTCTTCATTCAGTTAATAATAGACTTAAATTTACCATATATTTGTTACATAGTAAATACCTATACGTCTGTTTTTTAACATTTACATAATAAATGGTAAAAAATGATTTTTATTAAAATATACGCACTTTTGTAACATGCCATTATTCACATCGCGCAAGCAGAAAAAAGACGTAAAGCTATCGTTCCAGGATGATATGCTGTATGTTGAGCAGGCCGGTGGCAGGCAGCAGGCCATTCCGCTTACCTGGATGCCGCAGCTAAAAAATGCAAGCGCCGAACAACAGGCCGAATGGGAGCTAACCGATAAAGGTATACGCTGGGATAAACTGAATGTGGAGATAACGTTAGCCTGATGACTTTCGAGGAGTTTTTTAAAAAGAAGAAGATAAGCCTGCCATTGTTGCAAGATGCCGAACCGGCGCTATTTGCCGAGTTTGAGCACCATTATGGGCAAATGGGCGAGAAAAGCTTCGATCATACCAAGAAATATTGGTTCAACCAACTGCGTCATCGTTTTCCGCTACCGCCCGAAGTAAAGGTTGAGAAGCTTACGACGGAAAACCCATTGGCCGAACAAACCATTACCGAATCGCTGACGGAACAGGCTACACCCGCGGCATCCGTTGGGTTTAAGCCGCGCTTTAAAGCCACAGCTACACCCCAGTCAACCGAAGAGAAGCAGCCCGTTGAACCAGCCGGAGAAGCAAAACCAACCGAAGAGAAGCCGGCAGATAATACACCTGCGCCATCTGTAGGCTTTAAGCCACGTTTTAAAGCATCAATGGTGGCTAAACCTGCCGAAGAAAAAGCCGAAGATAAGCCCGCTATTGAGCCTGCTGCCCAGGCAACACCTGCGGAAGAAACACCAAAGCCTACTGTTGGTTTTAAACCAAGGTTCAAAGCATCGATGGTAACAAAACCTGCGGAAGAAAAGCCGGAGGAAAAGCCAGCAGAAAGCCTTGTTGACGAAGCGTCGCCAACAGAAGAAAAACCTGCCGGGCAAAGCACAAGTACCGCGCCCGTAGAAAACGCCCCGAAGCCTGCCGGCTTAAAGCCCCGCTTCAACATGAATAAAATGAAGCCGAAAGACCCCGAAGCGGAATAGCCTTTTTACGCGCCTTTAGGCTTTACAATTTTAGAAGCTACAAAGGCAAACAATCCCTGAAATAAGCCAAAAATAGCACCAAAGGGAATACCAACACAAAGCATCATCATGCGTGGATGGGTGTTAAAATAACCCATGTTATTACTCATTGCCGCCATATCGGGGTGGTGCGCAACATAACTGTCAAAAAAAGTGAAGTGCACGGCTGTTATCCATACGCTGTTAAATACGCTTACCAAAAAGCCATGCCAAAAGTATTTTCCGTTACACACCCTGGCTATTATATAAGCGCAAAAGCAAAAGATGACCAGCCAAAAGAAAAATTCGATCTTTTCGGGAATTAGCGATACGGTGGCAAAAGCCATGATAAGCCCAAACAGGGACAATTGAAAGATAAGTTTAAAGTTCATAAAGGGTTGGGTTTTAATACTTAAATGTAAGTATTAAAAAATGAATTGTGCAAGTAGCCGGGAAGGGGTGCCTTTATATGCCCCGGAGGGGTGCCGGTGCCTATCTCCTTGACCACTTGTCATTTCCTTTGAGCGAGGAGGAGATAACGATGGGTGCGAAGCAGAAATCTTATATGCATTAGCAGTCTGTATAAGATTTCTCTCTACCGTTCGAAATGACAAAATGATTTATATTTTTTACAACCCCAAACTACTCAAATCAAAGAATGATTTGTGCTTGGTCACCATGGATACAACGCCGTTGGCAGCTTTATCAAGTGTGAGGTTTTTTTCGGCTTTTTCTTTAAACAGGTTGATGGGTTTAATGCCACCTTTTCCTTGTGCCAGGGTTTTACTATCAGCCAGTGGCATAGCCGATGCTTTTACATGTTCGGTAAAGCGGGCTTCAAGCAGATCGTTATCAGCGTCGTTATTGTTAGTAACCATGCTGTAATTGTAGGTTTGGCTACCCCTAAACCGGGATGTTGCCGCGGAATCTTTATGATTATCTGCCACGTAGTCATCGGTTAAAGTAAAGCTTACCGGGGTGGTAACCCTTTGGCGTATCAGGTTGCCGTTTTGCATGCCCGGGTTCCATCTTGGCGATTGCTCTATCACCCGCACAGCTTCATCACCTAAACCGCCACCAATATCGCGCAGGGCGCGTACATCACTTAAAGAACCGTCTTTTTCAACCACAAAGCTTACATAAACCTTGCCCTGGATACGTTTTTCGCGGGCTTCCTGCGGGTAGCGGATGTTGTTGCCCAGGTAGCGGCCAAAGGCACTCATACCACCAGGGTACATAGCCGATTGTTCAACCGCGGTGAAGGTTTCGTTTCCATCGGCCAGTACAAAGCTGATGGGTACGGTATATAATTGCCTTACCTTAACACCGTTTTGCATACCAGGGTTCCATTTTGGCATACCTGCAATTACACGCACGGCCTCTTCATCGGCACCGGCGCCAATACCACGTACTACCTTGATGTTGCTGATACTGCCATCCTTTTCAACAACAAACGAGCAGAACACCTTGCCTTGTACGCCACGCTTCTTAGCCTCGGCCGGATAGCGGACATAAGTAGATAAATAACGGTTAAAATATTCGATACCGCCCGGAAATTCGGCCGATTGTTCGGCCGTTTCAACAGGTGGCTCGCCTTGTATACCATTAACTGCACTTTGCGCGCCTGCACCCTGTTGGTGTTGCCTGATCACCTCTTCCAGGTCGGCCTGGTCGGCTGCTGATATATTGCCGGTGCTGAAGGTTTGCGCTGCCGGTGTGTGGAAAACATTATTAGCTGTATTAGTAATAACAGTCAGGGTCTTACTTTTATCAACCGTAGCCGAAGATAAGATCAGCATCAGCGCGAATAATGGTGCCGAGAAACCATATTTCACCAGCATCATCCAGTGCGAACGGTTTTTGTTAAGCATCTGGATCCGCTGTTTCAGCAGGCTGCTGTTGAAGAACGGGTTTACTAAATGATAGGGCGGCGTAACAAAGGTTTGGCTTAGCAGCAGCATGGCGTATTCGGCCTTGTTGGTGCCGGCTTTAACCGCGTCGCGGTCGGCAATAAACTCGTGAATGTATTTTACCGCGTTGCGATACAAGTATACCACCGGGTTAAACCAGTTGATGATCATGATGGCTTCCATCAGCAGCAGGTCGGCAGTGTGCCACTGGCGGGCATGCACTTCCTCGTGCGCGGTGATCACATCATTATGGCTATCGGTATCTCGCTGTTCTATTTTTATTTGTTTGAAGAACGAGTAGGAAGTATCCGACTTAGGCTGGCTGATGACCCAGTTGATCACCGCCAGCTGATAAAAGAAGCGGATGGTAAGAATAAGTATCCCGGCTACGTAAATGCCGCCAATAATTTGCCCCAGGGTAAGCTGGTGCACAGTTGGCGCGTGGCCGGTGATACGATAAATAACCGATGGCCCTACATGGTGAATAGTTTCCTGCACTTGTTTGGTAATGAACAGGCCCTTTATCCAGCTCGATTGGATAACCGGGATGCAGAACGACAGCAATGCCGAACTGACAAGGTACACCCTGTTCAAATTGAAGAATGTTTCCCGGCGCAATAGCATCGCGTAGAAAACAAAAAACAATGTGAGGTACACATTAACCAGTAATAAATAATGCCACCAGGTCATATACTTATTAAATCAATTTATTTGTCTTTTAGTTTTTCGATCAGGGTCATGATCTCGTCGGCTTCTTTCAGATCTATCTTCTCTTTTTGCACGAAGAACGAGAACATCCTTTTTACCGAATTATCGAAATAACCGTTCAGCAGCTTATCGGTAGCAAAGTACTGGTATTGCTCCCGGCTGATGATAGGGTGATACTGGTGGCTTTTGCCAAAAGCAGCATGATCAACAAAGCCCTTGGTCTCCAATATCCTGATAATAGTGGATACGGTGTTGTAGGCAGGTTTTGGCTCCGGCAAAATATCAATAACATCTTTTACAAAACCCTTTTTTAATTGCCAAAGCACCTGCATAATTTGTTCTTCGGCGCGGGTTAATTCTTTAATTTCCATATTTACAATAGTTTAATCTTCCCTGTCTTGCACAGGTATGTCAGAATAATAAATAAACATAAAACTAATATATTAGTTTAGCAAATTTATTTTACCTTTTCAAACAAAATTGTTACCCCTGCAATTCTTTATACCAATTATACATCAATTATGAATATAACCTTCCACGGCGCTGCCCGCCATGTTACCGGCAGTAAGCATTTATTACAATTAAAAAACGGCACCAATATTCTACTCGATTGCGGCATGTTCCAGGGAATGGGCGAGCATACCGATAACATGAACGAGCACTTTGGTTTCAACCCTAAAAAGGTAGATCATATGGTGCTTTCACACGCTCATATCGACCATTGCGGACTGATACCCCGACTGGTGTCCGAGGGTTTTAGCGGCCCAATTTACTGCACTCCGCCAACTTTAGATTTGGCCCGCATCCTGCTGCTGGATTCGGCCAAGATACAGGAGCAGGATACCGAATACACCAATAAGCACCGCAAGCGTAAAGATTTGCCCCTGTTGGATACCTTGTATACCGAGGAAGATGCCAACCGCGCGCTGAAACAGTTTAAAACGGTTGAATATCACGAAGAGTTTAATATCACCCCCGATGTAAAGCTATACTTCAGCGATGCGGGCCACGTAGTGGGCAGCGCCGTTACCCACCTTACCGTTACCGAAGATGGCAAAGAAACGCACATCACTTTTAGCGGCGATGTTGGCCGATACGGAGATATGATATTGAAAAGCCCGCAAAACTTCCGGCAGTCGGATTATATATTGATGGAATCTACCTATGGAGATTCGCTGCACAAAGATATTGGCCCCATTGAGGATGCCCTGCTGGATATTATTAAGGATACCTGCATCAACCGCAAGGGCAAAGTAATTATTCCTGCCTTTAGTGTTGGCCGCACGCAGGAATTGCTGTACGCCCTTAACGCCCTTGAGCTCAGAGGCGAACTGCCTGACGTGCCTTACTTTGTAGATAGCCCGCTATCGCTAAAAGCTACCGAAGTTTTAAAAGATCATCCCGAGGTTTACAACGCCGATGTAAAAAAGGTGATGAAGACCGATGCCGACCCATTTAGCTTTAAGGGCCTGCGCTTTGTAGAATCGACCGAGGAATCAGTCGCGCTGAATACCGATCCCCGTGCCTGCGTTATCATCTCCTCATCGGGCATGGCCGAGGCCGGGCGGGTGAAGCATCATATCAAGAATAATATCCACGACAGCAAAAACACCATCCTGATAGTTGGTTATTGCGAACCGAACTCGCTGGGCGGCCACCTGATGAATGGTGATAAGCAGGTATACATTTTTGGCGAGATGTACGATGTGGTGGCGCAGGTACATGTCATCAAATCCATGAGTGCCCATGGCGATTATGAAGACCTGCTGCACTTTCTTTCAGGCCAGGATGCCGGCAAGGTTAGCAAGGTATTTTTAGTGCACGGCGAATACGATGTACAGCAGCGCTTCGCCCAAAAGTTAAAGGAGAAAGGGTTTGAAAATATCGAGATCCCGTTTCAGCACCAGAGGGTGGAGCTGGGGCAGTATGCATAGATTAGCCCCGTGGGAGGGATCGCCCAATGTCATTTAAGTTACGCTTTTAAGCCCCACCTAAATCCTCCCCAAAGGGGAGGACTTTAAGAATTTTACGCTTGTGCAGCCTAAGTCTCCCCTACCGGGGGAGATTTAGAGGGGGCTTTATTCGGCTGAGCATCCTTAAATTAATGACATTGGGGGAGCGCCCCCACGCTTTTTTCCATCTCCGCTGCAACGTTTCCTCAATAGCCTGCGTCTACTCCCTAATTATTAACGCCGATATGAAGATACCAGCCCTTGCCGCAGTAATACTATTAGCAACGATATACAGCCTTGCCCAATCACCCGATCCAAACCGCAAGTTTTCGCCTGATCAGCTAAAGGCCGATCTTACCTTTGTAAAGACACAATTATTCAATGCGCATGCCAATCCCTTTACCGAACTAAGCAAAGCCGACTACGAAAAGGTTTTTGAGCGTATGGATAAACAGATCACCGATTCGATGACGGCTACCGGTTTTTTTAAACTGGTGAGGCCAGCGGTATCTTACCTTTCAGATGAGCATGCGCAGATCAGTCTTGGCAGCAACCTGCAAACCGCCGAGTACAAAACCGGGGAGATCTTTTTGCCGTTCACCCTTGGCCATAAAGGGAGTAGCTATACCGTTGACGATGTGCTATCCACCACCAGCGGCTTACAAAAAGGTGATATAATTACGCAGGTAAACGGTCAGCCTGTTGCTGATTTGGTTAAGCGCTGCGTTAATTACTCCACCGGCTTCCCCGGGCAAAGGGCAGACAATGCCTTGCAGCAATTTGGCTATTTGTATACCATATCGCAGCCCGATACCCGCCATAGCTTTGATATTAAAATGGGCGATGGGAAGGTTATTGCTATACACGGCACTACATTTAATAAATGGTACGATTATTTGGTAATGAAGGCCGGAATGGCCGGCAGCAGTGGCAAAACCATTACTTATAACCGCTATGGCGATGCCGGGTATATCACCGCAACCGCCTTTGATGCCCGCAACGACCGGCAGATGGATTCGCTGCGGAAAGTGGTAGCCGCTATGTTTGCCCAAATAAAAACTGACGGCTTAAAAACCCTGTTTATTGATGTAAGCCGCAACGGTGGCGGCAACTCGGCCGTGGGCGATATGATGACCGACTTTTTTTATGATAAACCATACCGCGGCTACCAGTGCAACTGGAAACGCAGCGACGAATACCTGGCGCTCACCAAATCATGGGGCATCAATAACGATTTTTATGCTAATCAACTGGTAGGTAAGGTGATCCACTTCGATTCGGACATGGAAAAGGTATCAGCCAATAACCCGGTGCGCTTTAGCGGCAAAACCTACGTGGTGGTTGGCGATGGCACCTTCTCCAGCGCCATGATGTTTGCTACGACGATTAAAGACAACCACATTGCCACGCTG comes from Mucilaginibacter mali and encodes:
- a CDS encoding S41 family peptidase is translated as MKIPALAAVILLATIYSLAQSPDPNRKFSPDQLKADLTFVKTQLFNAHANPFTELSKADYEKVFERMDKQITDSMTATGFFKLVRPAVSYLSDEHAQISLGSNLQTAEYKTGEIFLPFTLGHKGSSYTVDDVLSTTSGLQKGDIITQVNGQPVADLVKRCVNYSTGFPGQRADNALQQFGYLYTISQPDTRHSFDIKMGDGKVIAIHGTTFNKWYDYLVMKAGMAGSSGKTITYNRYGDAGYITATAFDARNDRQMDSLRKVVAAMFAQIKTDGLKTLFIDVSRNGGGNSAVGDMMTDFFYDKPYRGYQCNWKRSDEYLALTKSWGINNDFYANQLVGKVIHFDSDMEKVSANNPVRFSGKTYVVVGDGTFSSAMMFATTIKDNHIATLIGQVPKEGHPNHFGEMYATKLPNTKLDIRFGVKEWIRPAGKSGENVLRPDMIVDLSKGPEEVVRQVLR
- a CDS encoding DUF2442 domain-containing protein, with the translated sequence MPLFTSRKQKKDVKLSFQDDMLYVEQAGGRQQAIPLTWMPQLKNASAEQQAEWELTDKGIRWDKLNVEITLA
- a CDS encoding M56 family metallopeptidase; this encodes MTWWHYLLLVNVYLTLFFVFYAMLLRRETFFNLNRVYLVSSALLSFCIPVIQSSWIKGLFITKQVQETIHHVGPSVIYRITGHAPTVHQLTLGQIIGGIYVAGILILTIRFFYQLAVINWVISQPKSDTSYSFFKQIKIEQRDTDSHNDVITAHEEVHARQWHTADLLLMEAIMIINWFNPVVYLYRNAVKYIHEFIADRDAVKAGTNKAEYAMLLLSQTFVTPPYHLVNPFFNSSLLKQRIQMLNKNRSHWMMLVKYGFSAPLFALMLILSSATVDKSKTLTVITNTANNVFHTPAAQTFSTGNISAADQADLEEVIRQHQQGAGAQSAVNGIQGEPPVETAEQSAEFPGGIEYFNRYLSTYVRYPAEAKKRGVQGKVFCSFVVEKDGSISNIKVVRGIGAGADEEAVRVIAGMPKWNPGMQNGVKVRQLYTVPISFVLADGNETFTAVEQSAMYPGGMSAFGRYLGNNIRYPQEAREKRIQGKVYVSFVVEKDGSLSDVRALRDIGGGLGDEAVRVIEQSPRWNPGMQNGNLIRQRVTTPVSFTLTDDYVADNHKDSAATSRFRGSQTYNYSMVTNNNDADNDLLEARFTEHVKASAMPLADSKTLAQGKGGIKPINLFKEKAEKNLTLDKAANGVVSMVTKHKSFFDLSSLGL
- a CDS encoding MBL fold metallo-hydrolase RNA specificity domain-containing protein, which translates into the protein MNITFHGAARHVTGSKHLLQLKNGTNILLDCGMFQGMGEHTDNMNEHFGFNPKKVDHMVLSHAHIDHCGLIPRLVSEGFSGPIYCTPPTLDLARILLLDSAKIQEQDTEYTNKHRKRKDLPLLDTLYTEEDANRALKQFKTVEYHEEFNITPDVKLYFSDAGHVVGSAVTHLTVTEDGKETHITFSGDVGRYGDMILKSPQNFRQSDYILMESTYGDSLHKDIGPIEDALLDIIKDTCINRKGKVIIPAFSVGRTQELLYALNALELRGELPDVPYFVDSPLSLKATEVLKDHPEVYNADVKKVMKTDADPFSFKGLRFVESTEESVALNTDPRACVIISSSGMAEAGRVKHHIKNNIHDSKNTILIVGYCEPNSLGGHLMNGDKQVYIFGEMYDVVAQVHVIKSMSAHGDYEDLLHFLSGQDAGKVSKVFLVHGEYDVQQRFAQKLKEKGFENIEIPFQHQRVELGQYA
- a CDS encoding BlaI/MecI/CopY family transcriptional regulator; this encodes MEIKELTRAEEQIMQVLWQLKKGFVKDVIDILPEPKPAYNTVSTIIRILETKGFVDHAAFGKSHQYHPIISREQYQYFATDKLLNGYFDNSVKRMFSFFVQKEKIDLKEADEIMTLIEKLKDK